The Entelurus aequoreus isolate RoL-2023_Sb linkage group LG04, RoL_Eaeq_v1.1, whole genome shotgun sequence nucleotide sequence ATTTTGTATTAACACTTTATTGTTGACAGATCAGGTTAAAACTAGTTGAGAAAGTAATGACACGCAGTTAAAACAATCCTATCGCTGTCTTTAATAAAGTTTTTTCAAATTATAAGACAGGTCCTGAGAGTCACTTTTATTTCAACATGTAAAAGACGGTTACCTTCAAATGTTGACATGAAAATACATCTCAGCAAACAATAGGAAAAAGGATATGACAATgttcttccgcccgattgtagctgagataggctccagcgccccgtgaccccaaaagggataagcggtagaaaatggatggatggatatgacaATGTTAAATACATTTACACTATACAATGTGTgccggccctgcgatgaggtggcgacttgtccagtgtgtaccccgcctaccgcccaaatgcagcggagataggctccagcgaccccgaaagggacaagtggtagaaaatggatggatggacaatgtgTGCCACCTTAATGAGCCCACATTGTTCATATTCTAATACAATAAATATTCAATCAGATAGCTTTAGCAATCTTTCCTTCCTTCAGCATCATGTCATTCTCCTGAGTGCTTAAATTTCAGATACAACTAAATGAGGGTTACTGTGCATGCAATGTGCTGTAAATTTATTGCGCGTGGCCCCTTATTAACCTTGTGTGAAAACAATGATGAATAAAACACGATCCAGCTTTCAAATGTCTTGCAGCAGCAGCATGTTAGTATTGAACTATGTTTTATATCACATCCtattgtttttttacacaaatgTTATACCTAACAGAGCTACAATATATTTTAAGATATAGATGTTGTGCAGCATAATTGACTGTTTCTTATAAAGTATGAATACAAAAGTGAGCACTCATGTGATGTAATGTTGAttagtggccactaggtgtcagaAGACAACTCACTCACTTACAAATATCTTATCAACGACTTTGCACAGTTACAGCATATTTAGAATGTGTTAGAAGACAAATTAATAAATACTGTTTGGAGTCATTTTAGTCTACTGGGGCCTATCTGGCATGTCAGTCAAGTCGTTGTTGGGCGTGTCCTGAGAGCTGGCCTTGGCAGCTGAGGAGAGAACATCCTCAAAGCTTCCACCCGTGCCCGAACCACCGACTCTGGTCTAGGAAACGTAAACAATAAATGTTTAAGATTCCATAAAGTACAACTTTTGAAAAAAAGTATCACCCGCAAATGGAATATTTGTACACACCTTGATAGTGCTCACTGTACTCTCAACTTTCTCCTCAAAAGACTTGAAGCTGGGCGagtttctgtaaagaaatacgaTCAGGTCAAAAAATAATTTCTACCAAAATATTCAGTCTTTAAAGCCATGTTACAaggtttaaaaaatattaataccaTTCAttgtaatgtctcctaataggaaGAACAAGATCTCTGTTGCTGCCGTGGCAACCCTTCGTCACCTACTTTAGTAGTCTTTAAAGTaactggtggaccagccagggcACCTCTAGCTAGCATTAGCATCTGTGGCTAGTATTCAGTATTAGCTGTTCATATATAAACACGAAATAAAAATGAATCAGATCATGTTCATAATTAGCATTAGCCTTGAGCATGTagccctccacacacacacacacacacacacacacacacacacacacacacacacacacacacacacacacacacacacacacacacacacacacacacacacacacacacacacacacacacactctcggtTACCTCATGGCGGGCATGCTGACAGAGTGTGTGATAGAGTAGCTATCCACCCGGAGAGAGAGCATGGCGAGAGGGGAGACAGACCAGAGTTAGTTGTTAGCACATTTATTGACAAGCACACAAAGGGACAGACATCATTACTAAGATACTACTAATCACACATTCTATGCCTCTAATAAGCAAATGTGGtgtattacattttcttacattatattacattacattgtTAGCACATTTATTGACAAGCACACAAGGGACAGACTTTATTTCTAAGGTACTACTAATCACACATTATATGCCTCTAATAAGCAAATGTGGtgtattacattttcttacattacattacattgttAGCACATTTATTGACAAGCGCATGGAGTGACAGACATCATTGCTAAGGCACTACTAATCACATGTTCTATGCCTTTATTAAGCAGATGTGTTGTAttacatagaattacataatatgttagcatgtgCAGGTTCTTACCCAATGGAACCGGACCTTGGTGGTGCATGCAGGACACAATTAAGGTTTAATTGAAGATAACAACTGTAAAGAACCTGCACTGTTATTTGGGGTTGACTTCCTGCTCGCTGTTCACAAGGGAAGATGCTCCAAAATACACACATTCAAATCAAACCGGAATTTGTTAGAACTTAAGCAAACCAAACGCgtgaaaaaaaagtgtataacAAAACTCATTTATGCATATTCAGTTTAACAGCACTATCTAATGGTGATCACCAATGTCTTTACATGTTTAACATTGTGCTAAAACATGCCACACAAGCATAACCATAGAAAAGAGTGCAAAACATGCTTTATAtttccaaacacacacacaaccacactcacacaaacacacacatacctgCTGGGGAACAGTAAGTGTAGACCAGCCATGCTGTATGAACAACAATGTTTAGAATGTGCTTCCCTAATTTAATATGCCCTACGCAAACTACACCCACCattaattaaaattattatttttattagtataTATTTTCTTAACAAAGTCAGGATTTATTTTAAGGTGTAttagcaggtgtacctaatgaactgTCCCCTGAGTTATTTTCAAGGACATTAGCAGCAATAAAAGTAGCATTAGGGGATAAAAGCAAGTGTAAGTGTGTACCTCATGTctccaaacttcctgttgatggcGCTGCCCAGGGTGCTGAAGGCCACTGAGGTCTTCTGTCCAGCTGAGTTTAGCGTCTCTGACGTCCTCTTGTAGCTGGCCAGCAAACAACATCAGAGAACAGGATGTACTGTTGCATACTATTTATTTGATATCAGTAACAAACCTTGAACTTGCAGCTTTTTATCGTGGTAGTGTTGATTTAATTTACAATAAAGACAAAGTGTTACCCAATCTGTGTGATCATTGATCTGCATTATACATGAGGAAGGTTAGTGTGCTCATCGATCTGCAGGCTGCAGTAACTTGATCATACCTCCAACAACAACCACCCTCATTTACTCTTCTTTCAGCAAATTTGAATCTGCAATGTACTTCTTTCTAGTGGTAGTAACAGTACAAggtgtactagtagtagtagtacaagtACATAACAAAAGTAGTGGTGGTGgttgtagtagtaataataatgcaACACCTGGGAACATATGGAATCAGTAGACTTGTGGGATGTTctttcagttgtttaattttgtaaagaaaaataagattacaaacatttatttttagtcGTTGGTAAGCACAAACATGTATGAGTATTATTTTTGGAGAAGGAGCGCAGTGATTAAAGTATTCAAAAGTAATAATGGGCTTGTTTTTTTTCCGGAGAAACCTGCATATGAAATGAGGCTGGGCACCCTCACTCCAACTCGGACACATAAGAGATAAAAGATTTAAACAGAGGACAATGAGCCTCAACAATCTTTACGTTCTGAAATTTTTTTACCGGTATAAAAACTGGCTCTGACGAGCTACAAACCAGTTTGGCTTCAACAATGGCGGCAGCTTACTTCAATCTCTTGTCCATTGGATGTGCTCGTATGGATCTATTCCAccaatttaacttttttttttctcgaggAAGCAAGCCTTTGGAATAAGGTACAGTTTGTCTCGGTACAGTCCCATTTTACTCTAGTTTGTTGCTCTCTCTTGACATCTCACGGGTACAGTATAGCCATGTAAACAAAatctttggccaacaaaaatggcTATTGCGGCCCCACAGTACATTGCGAAATCATGTTCCCTTTTCAGCCCTATATTACCATCCAATGTTTTTTGTTCTTGGTCTAAATTTTAGACAGCGGACTGAACAATTACCgtttttttgcaacattttgtGATTTACCTTCTTTAAGAAGTTTAataatcctctcctttgtttcaattgatATCCCTCGTGTTTGAACCATGATtaatgtcaatccacctggtgcaacagctctccaaagtgtgaacactcctttttaactgcaAAATAATGAACACATTTAATCTGATGCAGATATTAGTTTTGGAAATGAAAATTGACAGGGTGATTCCATCATAAATTgctcagaattgagtgattccataattTCTTCACTCTGATCTAATGAAAATGTTACTACCgcaatttattttcttgattttttttgtgtttgaagcCAGATAGTTAATATTTGAAATGTCTATAGTTTTGTACCatgcattctgttttttttctacaaaattaaacaactgaatgaacatccttaaAGTCTGGTCATTCCATAAGTTTTACCAAAGATTGTAGTGGCAGTAGTAGAAGctcgaggtgggggaaataatcgatttttagatacatcgcaattcggacaattataaaatcgattactaAACGtcatcccacatcagagcaagaaaaaactctacccaatgggaacaacaagaaaccttggaagggaccgcagatgtggggacccctccaTATCATCTCTGAATAACGGAATTAAACTTGAAAAATGCTTTGGTAgtggtttatatttcaagatCAGTGATTCGCTCATGTAGCTGTCCCTCATAAAAGGGATTCAGCTTCAGACAGATCTTCCAATCATCATGTGGAAGATCAGCATCCAGGCCAACAGAGGCCGAGCTCACTCTTCATACACTTTCAGGGATGCTCGGCATCCGTGGGTGGGACAAAGCCAAGCATTCATCCAATGATTGTTtagtttggctgcagtggaaAAACCCAGTCTATGCTACCCCACTGAAGTCAATGGACCCACAGCTTCAATACTCTTTAATGCACTGTGATGCTACCACAATGATTGAGAAGAAAGTCGCGTCAAAGTCACCAGAGTCGCTAATTCTGAACAAAAGGTGAACGCATTCTAGCGTACATTTAGTCAATGGAAAgtaaacacaaaagtacatatctgaccatgttttttttcttcattttagggaaagctgagcttcccttgcagtcttaCAGCAATCGCCATAGAGTAGTAAtgatagtagtagtggtagtaataataacagtagtagtagtagtattcttACGCAGTAGAGCTCTGCATGTCCTGCCATCCTCGAGTGAAGTTGTTGCGTATTTCAATGAGAGGATTAATTCCAAGTTTGTGTTTAAGTTCACTGTGTTGCTTCTCTTTAGACGCCAACACTTGCTTCAAAGTACTGATCTCCTCCTCCAGCTGGAGCACAAACACACATTTGATTGTGTATACTATCATGTACTGCTGTATTTCAACATGTACTGCTGTATTTGTGTCTTCTTACTCTAGTCAGTTCTTGTTGTATTTCTTCTCGCTCTGCTTCAGTCAGAATGATGTGTGACGCCGTGTACTCGTCTGCTTCTCTCAGAGGGTCCGAGTCCAGGAAACCTGAAATACGCCATCAAGGTCAACAAATATACGTTGTCAAACAAAAAACATCGAAATCACGGCCTCATAGAAGTGCGGcctcatttttaaaaattcctccctgacatattttgaaaataaaataaatgcattattaatgatacaaaccctgtttccatatgagttgggaaattgtgttagatgtaaatataaacataatacaatgatttgcaaatccttttcaacccatattcaattgaatgcactacaaagacaagatatttgatgttcaaactaataaactttatttttttttgcaaataataattaacttagaatttcatggctgcaacacgtgccaaaatagttgggaaagggcatgttcaccactgtgttacatggcctttccttttaacaacactcagtaaacgtttgggaactgaggagacacattttttaagcttctcagcttctttcccattcttgcttgatgtacagcttaagttgttcaacagtccgggggtctctgttgtggtattttaggcttcataatgcgccacgcattttcaatgggagacaggtctggactacaggcaggccagtctagtacccccactcttttactatgaagccacgttgatgtaacaagtggcttggcattgtcttgctgaaataagcaggggcgtccatggtaatgttgcttggatggcaacatatgttgctccaaaacctgtatgtacctttcagcattaatggcgccttcacagatgtgtaaatgacccatgtcttgggcactaatacacccccataccatcacagatgctggcttttcaactttgcgtctataacaatccggatggttctttttcctgTTTGGTCCGgcagacacgacgtccacagtttccaaaaacaatttgaaatgtggactcgtcagaccacagaacacttttccactttgtatcagtccatcttagatgagctcaggcccagcgaagcagacagcgtttctgggtgttgttgataaacggttttcgccttgcataggagagttttaacttgcacttacagataaagcgaccaactgtagttactgacagtgggtttctgaagtgttcctaagcccatgtggtgatatcctttccacactgatgtcgcttgttgatgcagtacagcctgagggatcaaaggtcacgggcttagctgcttacgtgcagtgatttctccagattctctgaaccctttgatgatattacggagcgtagatggtaaaatccctaaattccttgcaatagctagttgagaaaggtttttcttaaactgttcaacaatttgctcatgcatttgttgacaaagtggtgaccctcgccccatccttgtttgtgaatgactgagcatttcatggaatctactttcatacccaatcatggcacccacctgatcccaatttgcctgttcacctgtaggatgttccaaataagtgtttgatgagcattcctcaactttatcagtatttattgccaccttccccaacttctttgtcacgtgttgctggcatcaaattctaaagttaatgattatttgcaaaataaaaaatgtttatcagtttgaacatcaaatatgttgtctttgtagcatattcaactgaatatgggttgaaaatgatttgcaaatcattgtattccgtttatatttacatctaacacaatttcccaactcatatggaaacggggtttgtatattattaGATTTGGCACTACTTTGCTTTGTtcgctataacacaaagctaagatgttttgttcagatagtttagcatCTATTAA carries:
- the LOC133648347 gene encoding tumor protein D52-like isoform X3, whose translation is METRQQESWGEDWGSVGPGEEWVNPTTHQAEQGFLDSDPLREADEYTASHIILTEAEREEIQQELTRLEEEISTLKQVLASKEKQHSELKHKLGINPLIEIRNNFTRGWQDMQSSTAYKRTSETLNSAGQKTSVAFSTLGSAINRKFGDMRNSPSFKSFEEKVESTVSTIKTRVGGSGTGGSFEDVLSSAAKASSQDTPNNDLTDMPDRPQ
- the LOC133648347 gene encoding tumor protein D53 homolog isoform X5, which gives rise to METRQQESWGEDWGSVGPGEEWVNPTTHQAEQGFLDSDPLREADEYTASHIILTEAEREEIQQELTRLEEEISTLKQVLASKEKQHSELKHKLGINPLIEIRNNFTRGWQDMQSSTAYKRTSETLNSAGQKTSVAFSTLGSAINRKFGDMSMAGLHLLFPSRSGSIGYSITHSVSMPAMRNSPSFKSFEEKVESTVSTIKTRVGGSGTGGSFEDVLSSAAKASSQDTPNNDLTDMPDRPQ
- the LOC133648347 gene encoding tumor protein D53 homolog isoform X1; amino-acid sequence: METRQQESWGEDWGSVGPGEEWVNPTTHQAEQGFLDSDPLREADEYTASHIILTEAEREEIQQELTRLEEEISTLKQVLASKEKQHSELKHKLGINPLIEIRNNFTRGWQDMQSSTAYKRTSETLNSAGQKTSVAFSTLGSAINRKFGDMRSGSIGYSITHSVSMPAMRNSPSFKSFEEKVESTVSTIKTRVGGSGTGGSFEDVLSSAAKASSQDTPNNDLTDMPDRPQ
- the LOC133648347 gene encoding tumor protein D53-like isoform X2, coding for METRQQESWGEDWGSVGPGEEWVNPTTHQAEQGFLDSDPLREADEYTASHIILTEAEREEIQQELTRLEEEISTLKQVLASKEKQHSELKHKLGINPLIEIRNNFTRGWQDMQSSTAYKRTSETLNSAGQKTSVAFSTLGSAINRKFGDMSYSITHSVSMPAMRNSPSFKSFEEKVESTVSTIKTRVGGSGTGGSFEDVLSSAAKASSQDTPNNDLTDMPDRPQ
- the LOC133648347 gene encoding tumor protein D53 homolog isoform X4, with product METRQQGFLDSDPLREADEYTASHIILTEAEREEIQQELTRLEEEISTLKQVLASKEKQHSELKHKLGINPLIEIRNNFTRGWQDMQSSTAYKRTSETLNSAGQKTSVAFSTLGSAINRKFGDMRSGSIGYSITHSVSMPAMRNSPSFKSFEEKVESTVSTIKTRVGGSGTGGSFEDVLSSAAKASSQDTPNNDLTDMPDRPQ